GATCGGAGCGAAGGTGGGGGTGGCGGGGCCACTGTGCGCTTTGCCCGTGCTCCGCCCGGAAGGGGTCAATGACCATGCGACACCGCACTGTTGCCGACCTGATGACGCACGCCGTCATCAGCGTCCGCACCGACACCACCTTCAAGGACGTCGCCGCGAAACTGGCCGAGAACTCGATCGCCGCCGTGCCGGTCGTCGACGACCAGAACTGCCCCCTCGGCGTGGTCTCGGAGGCAGACCTGCTCCGCCGTGAAGCAGTCCAGCCCGATCCCGACGGCCACTCCGCCACGGCGGGCAGGCCGCACGATGGGGGAGGCGGGCAGGGCGAGACGGCGGGCGAGCTCATGTCCTCACCAGCCGTCTGCGCACAGCCGCAGTGGAATGTCGTCGAGGCGGCGCGGACCATGGACCGGCACCAGGTCAAACGTCTCCCCGTCGTCGACGAGACCGGGAAACTCGTCGGCATCGTCAGCCGAAGCGACCTCCTGCGAATCTTCCTTCGCCGTGACGCAGTGATCCGCGAGGAGATCACCTACGACGTCCTGCACCGAACCCTCGCCATCAGCCCGGAGACGCTGCATGTCGCGGTGTCCGACGGGATCGTGACACTCAGGGGCCGCATCGAGCAGCCCGCACTGCACTCCACCGTGCTGCGGCTGTGCCAGTCGGTCGACGGCGTCGTCGCCGTCCACGAACTGCCCGCCGATGCAGCCGCCACGCCTCCCGTACGGCACTCGTAAGCCCGCAACGACGTGCCCGGCCCCCTCCGTGGAGGGGGCCGGGCACGTCGTTGCGGGCTCAGACGTTCTCCCGTGCTCCGTTCGCCAGCGGGAGGATCTCCGGCTTGGCGACCTCGCCGGGCCGCTGTTTGGACGCGGCGGCCGCGGTCTCGCGGGCGAGGAAGGAGCCGAGCTCGCCGATCGTGCTCATCAGCGGGGCGGGGAAGACGACGGTGGTGTTCTTGTCGACGCCGATCTCCACCAGGCTCTGCAGATTGCGCAGTTGGAGCGCAAGCGGATGCTCCATCATGATGTCGGACGCTTCCCCGAGCGCCGCTGCGGCCAGTGATTCCCCCTGAGCGTTGATGATCTTTGCGCGCTTCTCGCGCTCGGCCTCAGCCTGGCGGGCCATCGCACGCTTCATGCTGTCGGGCAGCTGGATGTCCTTGAGTTCGACGAGGGTGACCTCCACGCCCCACTCGACGGTGGCGACGTCGAGGATCTCGCGGATGTCC
The sequence above is drawn from the Streptomyces sp. NBC_01465 genome and encodes:
- a CDS encoding CBS domain-containing protein translates to MRHRTVADLMTHAVISVRTDTTFKDVAAKLAENSIAAVPVVDDQNCPLGVVSEADLLRREAVQPDPDGHSATAGRPHDGGGGQGETAGELMSSPAVCAQPQWNVVEAARTMDRHQVKRLPVVDETGKLVGIVSRSDLLRIFLRRDAVIREEITYDVLHRTLAISPETLHVAVSDGIVTLRGRIEQPALHSTVLRLCQSVDGVVAVHELPADAAATPPVRHS
- a CDS encoding slipin family protein, whose product is MGVLIFLIVVVALLVVVAFAMAIKVVKQFEKGVLFRFGRLVGPRSPGLRFIVPFVDVLHRVSLRIVTMPIQSQGIITRDNVSVDVSAVAYFRVVDAVKSVIAIENVHAAINQIAQTTLRKVVGQHTLDETLSETDRINLDIREILDVATVEWGVEVTLVELKDIQLPDSMKRAMARQAEAEREKRAKIINAQGESLAAAALGEASDIMMEHPLALQLRNLQSLVEIGVDKNTTVVFPAPLMSTIGELGSFLARETAAAASKQRPGEVAKPEILPLANGARENV